The following proteins are encoded in a genomic region of Clostridium kluyveri:
- a CDS encoding condensation domain-containing protein produces the protein MEHNSLSMKSFNAIESYSSEFKGITSTKDIAIIGMAATFPKDEDLNKFWSNLVDGKDCISNFPEKRKEDIDKYLNYIGMSKDKIKYLQAGYLDEIDKFDYRFFRLTPKEASLMNPSQRLFLQTAWKTIEDAGYGGSGLVGSNTGVFVGYIGDFQGDKYGDMISRIDESNSAISVMGNLSSIIPSRISYILDLKGPSMLIDTACSSSLVAIHMACRAIQNGECELALSGGVKVYIVPLESSEKIGIESSDGKTRAFDESSDGTGIGEGVAAVLLKPLNKALKDGDNIYAVIKGSAVNQDGSSIGITAPNVKAQSSVIIKAWKNAGVHPETISYIEAHGTGTKLGDPIEIDGIKKAFERYTHKKQFCGVGSVKSNIGHLYDCAGIASFIKVVLAVKHRYIPPSINFFTPNKRINFEDSPVYVNDRLKKWNSRSGPLRAGVSSFGFSGTNCHIVLEEAPLENNLEKPEVHFKPNIFVISAKTEKTLKELILKYNTFLKNAEDINFKDICYTASTGRKHYNFRIAVISKDILDLREKLDYLCCTDSYESINKYNSNIFYGGNILTGEREKVNIKSLENIMNRFFHHNKSIDVLEEICSMYVKGADFKWSRFYKNERRKKISLPTYPFQRERCWLEIPDGIEKSVNLEDKLEDYEVILQGKKENEKYSDIEILLAKIWGKELGFKEINIFESFYELGGDSIMAVKIVNSLNKKIGKQINISQVLKYQTIYDFARYLTYSKADNTECCYEIPKAAEMEYYPLSSAQKRLYILSQLNHSDINYNMPFAVVIHGKVDIKRFDNTFKKLIEIHQAFRTSFHIENEEPVQKISSNVEFEVYYKNLNLDSVQMFIENFVRPFDLDKAPLLRAALLKINEDKYVMIIDMHHIISDGTSMGILLKHFADLYNGIKVSESKLHYRDFAVWQRQFNKSEYMKRQEKYWNNLFKSGVPILNMPTDYERPEIQSFQGDILKVTLDEKLTSNILNFCMKAENTLFMVLLSAYYILLSKYSGQEDIVIGSPVACRPNGDLQNIVGMFVNMLALRNYASINKSYREFLYEVKYNVLEAFENQDYQFDDLVDSILTTREVARNPIFDTVFALQNMDIPDIKIDGLKFTPFDENKKCKFDITFEAIEREDVINLNVQYCVKLFKRDTMERFVRDYINILQTVVKNPDIKLKQIDIEYNLKLLEETSLDEVEFDF, from the coding sequence ATGGAACACAATTCATTATCTATGAAAAGTTTCAATGCAATAGAATCATATAGCAGTGAATTTAAAGGAATTACTTCAACTAAAGATATTGCCATAATAGGTATGGCAGCAACATTTCCTAAAGATGAGGATTTGAATAAATTTTGGAGTAATCTAGTTGATGGAAAAGATTGTATAAGTAATTTTCCTGAAAAAAGAAAAGAAGACATTGACAAATATCTCAATTATATTGGAATGTCAAAAGATAAAATAAAATATTTACAAGCAGGATATTTAGATGAAATTGATAAATTTGACTATAGGTTTTTTCGTTTAACACCTAAGGAAGCGAGTTTAATGAATCCCAGTCAAAGGTTATTTCTTCAGACTGCATGGAAGACCATAGAAGATGCAGGATATGGAGGCAGTGGGTTAGTAGGAAGTAATACTGGTGTATTTGTGGGATATATAGGAGATTTTCAGGGAGATAAGTACGGAGATATGATTTCTAGAATTGATGAATCAAATAGTGCCATTTCTGTAATGGGAAATCTTTCCTCAATTATACCCAGCAGAATTTCGTACATACTTGATTTAAAAGGACCCAGCATGCTGATTGATACTGCCTGCTCATCTTCCTTAGTAGCTATTCATATGGCCTGCAGAGCTATACAAAATGGAGAATGTGAATTAGCTCTTTCAGGAGGAGTAAAAGTTTATATTGTACCTCTTGAAAGTAGTGAAAAAATAGGGATAGAATCTTCAGATGGGAAAACTAGAGCCTTTGATGAAAGTTCAGATGGTACGGGTATAGGAGAGGGGGTAGCCGCGGTACTTTTAAAACCATTAAATAAAGCTTTGAAAGATGGAGATAATATATATGCAGTTATTAAAGGAAGCGCAGTTAATCAGGATGGCAGTTCAATTGGAATTACTGCACCAAATGTAAAAGCCCAGTCCAGTGTAATAATAAAAGCATGGAAGAATGCAGGGGTACATCCTGAGACTATTTCTTATATTGAAGCCCACGGAACTGGAACAAAGCTTGGAGACCCTATTGAAATAGATGGAATAAAAAAGGCATTTGAAAGATACACCCATAAAAAGCAATTCTGTGGAGTAGGTTCTGTAAAATCTAACATAGGCCATCTATATGACTGTGCAGGGATTGCAAGTTTTATAAAAGTTGTATTGGCTGTGAAGCACAGATATATTCCACCAAGTATAAATTTTTTTACCCCAAATAAAAGAATAAATTTTGAAGACAGTCCTGTTTATGTGAATGATAGATTAAAAAAGTGGAACAGCAGGAGTGGTCCTCTCAGGGCAGGAGTAAGCTCATTTGGATTCAGTGGGACAAATTGTCATATTGTTTTAGAAGAAGCTCCTCTTGAAAATAATTTGGAAAAACCAGAGGTTCATTTTAAACCTAATATTTTTGTGATATCCGCTAAAACAGAAAAAACTTTAAAGGAACTTATATTAAAATATAATACTTTTTTAAAGAATGCAGAGGACATAAATTTTAAGGATATTTGTTATACTGCCTCAACAGGCAGAAAGCATTATAATTTTAGGATAGCTGTCATTTCAAAAGATATTCTTGATTTAAGAGAAAAACTGGATTATTTGTGCTGCACTGATAGTTATGAATCCATTAATAAATATAATAGCAATATTTTCTATGGAGGTAATATTCTAACTGGTGAAAGAGAAAAGGTTAATATTAAAAGTCTGGAAAATATAATGAATAGATTTTTTCACCACAATAAATCCATAGATGTGTTAGAAGAGATTTGCAGTATGTATGTTAAAGGAGCGGACTTTAAATGGAGCAGATTTTATAAAAATGAAAGGAGAAAAAAAATAAGTTTACCTACTTACCCCTTTCAAAGGGAGAGATGTTGGCTGGAAATACCTGATGGTATTGAAAAAAGTGTTAATTTGGAAGATAAATTAGAGGATTATGAGGTGATTTTACAGGGAAAGAAGGAAAATGAGAAATATTCCGATATTGAAATATTGCTAGCGAAGATCTGGGGAAAAGAACTTGGCTTTAAAGAAATAAACATATTTGAGAGTTTTTATGAGCTTGGGGGAGACTCCATAATGGCTGTGAAGATTGTAAATAGTTTAAATAAAAAAATAGGAAAACAAATTAACATTTCACAGGTATTAAAATATCAGACAATATATGATTTTGCCAGATATTTAACTTACAGCAAGGCTGATAATACTGAATGTTGTTATGAAATACCCAAGGCAGCAGAGATGGAGTATTATCCCCTATCTTCAGCTCAGAAAAGGCTTTATATATTAAGCCAATTAAATCATTCTGATATAAACTATAATATGCCTTTTGCAGTTGTTATCCATGGGAAAGTGGACATTAAGCGTTTTGACAATACCTTTAAAAAATTGATTGAAATTCACCAGGCATTTAGGACATCCTTTCATATTGAAAATGAAGAGCCTGTTCAAAAAATAAGTTCAAATGTGGAATTTGAAGTGTATTATAAAAATCTGAATTTAGATAGTGTTCAGATGTTCATTGAAAATTTTGTGAGGCCCTTTGATCTAGATAAGGCTCCTTTATTGAGGGCAGCTCTTTTAAAAATCAATGAGGATAAATATGTGATGATTATTGACATGCATCATATAATTTCGGATGGAACATCTATGGGAATTTTACTTAAGCATTTTGCAGACTTATACAATGGAATAAAAGTAAGTGAATCAAAGCTGCACTATAGAGATTTTGCAGTTTGGCAGAGACAATTCAATAAATCTGAATATATGAAAAGGCAGGAAAAATACTGGAATAATTTATTTAAATCAGGAGTACCGATTTTAAATATGCCTACAGATTATGAAAGACCTGAAATCCAGAGTTTTCAAGGGGATATACTTAAAGTTACTTTGGATGAAAAATTGACCTCTAATATTTTGAATTTTTGTATGAAAGCTGAAAACACTTTATTTATGGTTTTATTATCCGCCTACTATATTTTGTTATCAAAATATAGTGGACAAGAAGATATAGTTATAGGTTCTCCGGTAGCTTGTAGACCTAATGGGGATCTACAAAATATTGTGGGAATGTTTGTCAATATGCTTGCACTTAGAAATTATGCTTCCATAAATAAATCCTATAGGGAGTTCTTATACGAAGTAAAATATAATGTTTTGGAGGCTTTTGAAAATCAGGATTATCAATTTGATGATTTAGTGGACAGTATTCTTACCACCAGAGAGGTGGCTAGAAATCCTATATTTGATACAGTTTTTGCACTGCAAAATATGGATATTCCAGATATTAAGATAGATGGACTTAAATTTACACCTTTTGATGAAAATAAAAAGTGTAAATTTGATATTACTTTTGAAGCAATAGAAAGAGAGGATGTTATAAATTTAAATGTACAATATTGTGTAAAACTTTTTAAGAGGGATACTATGGAAAGATTCGTGAGAGACTACATTAACATATTACAGACTGTGGTTAAAAATCCAGATATAAAATTAAAACAAATTGATATAGAATATAATCTTAAATTACTTGAAGAAACTTCTTTAGATGAAGTGGAGTTTGATTTTTAG
- the fabD gene encoding ACP S-malonyltransferase → MSKLAFLFPGQGSQYVGMGKAMYDRYPLVKQIFQEAEYTLGYNVAKMCFQGNIEELSKTEITQPAILTVSYAAFQVYMKEIGINPEFCAGHSLGEYSALTCSGVLKFSDALEIVSLRGKLMQEAAAISGGMMAVVHGMEVEHIRKICKSISERKNSLICIACYNSPKQVAVSLQDNVFEIFKVEIENLRGKVIPIKVSVPSHSPIMYGAAYKLKEALKGYKYNNFKWPVISNVTGKPYMKTEDMDIIYNLTAQMTNPVMWQQSINYIKDQSIHICVDMGPGTILKNLTRQITSDITVHSFESIENFETLRKNFLLNIYNEEKSTALKLIDRCLAAAICTENNNWNSTEYYKGVIIPYRQIKKMREDIEKSACKSNLEKVEEALDMLKMVFDTKKVPVEERKERLNEIFNEINMKQISSYVIKS, encoded by the coding sequence ATGAGTAAATTAGCATTTTTATTTCCAGGACAGGGTTCACAATATGTAGGCATGGGAAAGGCCATGTATGATAGATACCCTTTGGTAAAGCAAATTTTTCAAGAAGCTGAATATACTTTAGGATATAATGTGGCTAAAATGTGTTTTCAGGGAAATATTGAAGAATTAAGTAAAACTGAAATTACTCAACCGGCAATATTAACTGTAAGTTATGCAGCTTTTCAAGTATATATGAAAGAAATAGGTATCAATCCTGAGTTTTGTGCAGGACACAGTTTGGGGGAATATTCCGCATTAACTTGCAGTGGAGTGCTGAAGTTTTCTGATGCACTTGAAATAGTGAGCTTGAGGGGAAAGCTGATGCAGGAAGCAGCTGCAATAAGTGGGGGAATGATGGCCGTAGTACATGGGATGGAAGTAGAGCATATTAGAAAGATATGTAAGTCAATAAGTGAAAGAAAAAATAGTTTAATATGTATTGCATGCTATAATTCTCCCAAGCAGGTAGCGGTATCCCTGCAGGATAATGTGTTTGAAATTTTTAAAGTTGAAATAGAAAATTTAAGGGGAAAAGTAATACCTATAAAAGTTAGTGTTCCTTCTCATAGTCCTATCATGTATGGTGCTGCCTATAAATTAAAAGAGGCATTAAAAGGGTATAAATACAATAATTTTAAATGGCCTGTAATATCAAATGTAACTGGAAAGCCTTATATGAAGACGGAGGATATGGATATTATATATAATTTAACAGCACAAATGACTAATCCTGTAATGTGGCAGCAATCAATAAATTATATAAAGGATCAATCCATTCATATTTGTGTGGATATGGGTCCTGGAACTATTTTGAAAAATTTAACCAGACAGATAACAAGTGATATAACCGTACATTCATTTGAATCCATAGAAAACTTTGAAACTTTAAGAAAAAATTTTTTATTGAATATTTATAATGAAGAAAAAAGTACTGCACTGAAGTTAATTGACAGGTGTCTGGCTGCTGCCATCTGTACTGAAAATAATAATTGGAACAGCACTGAATATTATAAGGGAGTAATTATACCCTACAGACAAATTAAAAAGATGAGAGAAGATATTGAAAAATCAGCATGTAAATCTAATTTGGAGAAAGTAGAGGAAGCTTTAGATATGTTGAAAATGGTGTTTGATACAAAAAAAGTGCCTGTGGAAGAGAGAAAAGAAAGACTGAATGAAATTTTTAATGAAATAAATATGAAACAAATATCTTCTTATGTAATAAAATCATAA
- a CDS encoding AMP-binding protein, with amino-acid sequence MAVGKYSKNILISSGKFEDEKNYWIKRLEGDVEMSGFLTNSTRPKLSQYLKTSFHVEIKGHTFNRLLSISKNSQHVLFMILLSGVEFLLSTYTGSEDIIVGMPVFRQKEKGQYINNILAIRIYIYGHMSFKDFLEIVKKTVIEADKNQNFPLDKIADILNIKNDEYTPLFKTIVLLENIQDKSNIEYIKSDMIFSFKLLKQSILLSIEYNSALFSQKTIESIGNNLINYYSFVVDNTSAKLMDIDTSSEDEKKCLLCDFNNNTLEFNSHDTIVEMFKKQVEKFPHKTALVHENEKITYMELNERANSIANYLVNDRNIHADEFVGILLENSINQVISVMAVLKAGGAYIPIDVDTPEERIKSIINDSGATVIISSKKYIRNLNRLQWECETLSAYICIDTDDVYNEEEKEKNGLMDKKLWEYVGNRAEDEITGGGWTNSYTGENFTKKEMDEYGDNVLKKLMPFLKNDTKVLEIGCASGISMYRIAPLVGLYYGTDMSNAIINKNIKRNEEEKITNIKLDVLMAHEIDKIHQKDFDIVIINSVIQCFHGHNYFRKILKKAVDLINKEGKIFIGDIMDQDLKYELVNSLEEFKYKHLSEDIKTKTDWTEELFLSRNYFRDLKYEFEEINKIVFSNKIGTIENELTKYRFDAIIYIDKSLKGKQSKTVHKYKYQHDLNILNKFSSSNPFVKVLPENLAYVIYTSGTTGTPKGVMVEHKSLVNLCNWHNNYYEISELDNSTRYAGFGFDASVWELFPYLAKGAAVHIISSNLRLDIVRLNEYFENNNITISFFPTQICEQFMEIENNSLRFLLTGGDKLRFFKPVNYTLVNNYGPTENTVVTTSVVIDKEHYNIPIGKPISNIHIYILDRYNRIQPIGAQGEICISGRGLARGYLNRKKLTEEKFIENPFVKGERMYRTGDLARWTLDGNIEFLGRMDQQVKISAYRIELAEIESRLLKYEFIKDVVVIDREDFNKNKYLCAYYVSDRELSVNDIKYYLSVQLPDYMIPAFFIKIDKIPLTINGKINRKVLPEPDQISHVGIKYVPPRNEMEKRMVEVWEEVLGVDKIGILDNFFDLGGNSLKAVRVISKMSMDFEIEINDLFQFQTISKLSQNILYKKDNLKKIIEEIKSSFVEKKEDRNYSQYEDKIYKYKKSIESYGDLSTSFIRNKYKNIMVTGSTGYLGVNLLYQLLKNTDSIIYLLIRSGNKEDGEKRIREKLQFYFEEDVFQNYGDKIIILCGDLLEKNFALEAEEYNYLLQKIDCIVNAAANVKHYGNYDDFYNVNVEGTERLIEFALKGNKKDFHHVSTVGVAGGKIPDVDYYIYTEYDHDVGQEDNNYYIQTKFEAEKKLIMARSRGLMCNIYRVGNLICNSQTGKFQENINDNGFYKIIKSLIKLGQVPNIELKKLDFSFIDYVSKAFILIMNEKNLKNDIFHIYNNNYISLFDLRELLKYCGFNLEVVPFNKFLDFLYRNHENKNLRDYVENILLHSRILESTKNTDFEIVCEKTILILRSMGFYWPKVDNFYIRNMINYCREVDFI; translated from the coding sequence ATGGCTGTGGGCAAATATTCAAAGAATATTTTAATATCTAGTGGAAAGTTTGAAGATGAAAAAAATTACTGGATTAAAAGGCTGGAGGGAGATGTAGAAATGAGTGGATTTTTAACAAATTCTACAAGGCCTAAATTAAGCCAGTATTTAAAGACAAGCTTTCATGTTGAAATTAAGGGGCATACTTTTAATCGCTTATTATCAATTAGTAAGAATTCTCAGCATGTATTATTTATGATACTACTCTCAGGGGTGGAATTTTTGCTTAGCACATATACAGGTAGTGAAGATATTATAGTCGGAATGCCGGTTTTCAGACAAAAAGAAAAAGGCCAATACATTAATAATATATTGGCTATAAGGATCTATATATATGGCCATATGAGTTTTAAGGATTTTTTGGAAATTGTAAAGAAAACCGTAATAGAAGCAGATAAGAATCAAAATTTTCCTCTGGATAAAATTGCGGATATTTTAAATATTAAAAATGACGAATATACACCATTATTTAAAACTATTGTGTTACTGGAAAATATTCAAGATAAAAGTAATATAGAATATATAAAGTCAGATATGATTTTTTCATTCAAGCTTCTTAAGCAGTCTATCCTTTTGAGTATTGAATATAATTCAGCACTATTTTCACAAAAAACTATTGAAAGTATAGGAAATAACTTAATTAACTATTATAGCTTTGTGGTAGATAATACCAGTGCAAAGCTTATGGATATTGACACTTCCAGTGAAGATGAAAAAAAGTGCCTATTATGTGATTTTAATAATAATACACTGGAGTTTAATTCACATGATACCATAGTTGAAATGTTTAAGAAACAGGTAGAAAAATTTCCACATAAAACTGCCCTGGTTCATGAAAATGAGAAAATTACTTATATGGAGTTAAATGAACGAGCTAATTCCATTGCCAATTATCTGGTGAATGACAGAAATATACATGCAGATGAATTTGTAGGTATTTTACTTGAGAATTCAATAAACCAGGTGATTTCAGTTATGGCAGTTTTAAAAGCTGGAGGGGCATATATTCCAATTGATGTAGATACTCCGGAAGAAAGAATAAAAAGTATTATAAATGATTCAGGTGCCACAGTAATCATTTCCAGTAAAAAATATATAAGAAATTTAAACAGACTTCAATGGGAGTGTGAAACTTTAAGTGCCTATATTTGTATTGATACAGATGATGTATATAATGAAGAGGAAAAAGAAAAAAATGGATTAATGGATAAAAAGCTCTGGGAATATGTAGGGAATAGAGCCGAGGATGAAATCACAGGAGGAGGATGGACTAATAGCTATACCGGTGAAAATTTCACAAAGAAAGAAATGGATGAATATGGGGATAATGTTCTGAAAAAATTAATGCCTTTTTTAAAAAATGATACTAAAGTTCTGGAGATAGGCTGTGCCTCTGGAATTTCCATGTATAGAATAGCTCCTTTGGTAGGTTTATATTATGGTACAGATATGTCAAATGCAATAATCAATAAAAATATAAAGAGAAATGAAGAAGAAAAGATTACAAATATTAAATTAGATGTATTGATGGCGCATGAAATTGATAAGATCCATCAGAAAGATTTTGATATTGTAATTATAAATAGTGTTATTCAATGCTTTCATGGACATAACTATTTTAGAAAAATTTTAAAAAAGGCTGTAGATCTCATTAATAAAGAAGGAAAGATTTTTATCGGAGATATAATGGATCAAGATTTGAAATATGAATTGGTAAATTCACTGGAGGAATTTAAATATAAACATTTAAGTGAAGATATTAAAACCAAGACGGACTGGACTGAAGAACTGTTTTTGTCAAGGAATTATTTTAGGGATTTAAAATATGAATTTGAAGAAATAAATAAAATTGTCTTTTCAAATAAGATAGGTACTATTGAAAATGAACTTACAAAGTATAGATTTGATGCCATTATATATATTGATAAGAGTTTAAAAGGAAAGCAGTCTAAGACAGTACATAAATACAAATATCAACATGATCTTAATATTTTAAATAAATTTAGCAGCAGCAATCCTTTTGTAAAAGTATTACCGGAAAATTTAGCTTATGTTATCTACACTTCGGGAACCACAGGGACACCTAAAGGGGTAATGGTAGAGCATAAATCTCTGGTGAATTTATGTAATTGGCATAACAACTACTATGAGATAAGTGAATTGGATAACTCAACAAGATATGCAGGATTTGGATTTGATGCATCTGTATGGGAGTTGTTTCCTTATTTGGCGAAAGGAGCTGCAGTGCATATTATAAGCAGCAATTTAAGGTTAGATATTGTAAGACTTAATGAATATTTTGAAAATAATAATATCACAATAAGTTTTTTCCCTACACAGATCTGTGAGCAATTCATGGAAATTGAAAATAATTCTTTGCGGTTTTTATTAACAGGGGGTGACAAACTTAGATTTTTCAAACCTGTTAATTATACATTAGTGAATAATTACGGACCTACGGAAAATACAGTAGTAACAACCAGTGTTGTCATAGATAAGGAGCATTACAATATTCCAATAGGCAAACCTATTTCAAATATACATATTTATATATTGGATAGATATAATAGAATTCAACCCATAGGTGCACAGGGGGAAATATGTATATCCGGCAGAGGACTGGCAAGAGGTTATTTAAATAGAAAAAAACTTACTGAAGAAAAATTTATTGAAAATCCTTTTGTGAAGGGAGAAAGAATGTATAGAACAGGGGATCTTGCCAGATGGACATTAGATGGAAATATTGAATTTTTAGGAAGAATGGATCAACAGGTAAAGATAAGTGCTTATAGAATTGAATTGGCAGAAATAGAAAGCAGACTCTTAAAATATGAATTTATAAAAGATGTTGTAGTTATTGACAGGGAAGATTTTAATAAAAATAAATACCTGTGTGCTTACTATGTTTCAGATAGGGAGTTATCTGTAAATGATATAAAATATTATTTATCCGTACAGCTGCCGGATTATATGATTCCAGCTTTTTTTATAAAAATAGATAAAATTCCTTTAACAATAAATGGAAAAATAAACAGAAAAGTTTTGCCTGAGCCTGATCAGATTTCCCATGTGGGTATAAAATATGTTCCTCCGCGAAATGAAATGGAAAAAAGAATGGTGGAGGTATGGGAAGAGGTATTAGGCGTAGATAAAATAGGAATTTTGGATAATTTTTTTGATTTGGGCGGAAATTCCCTAAAAGCTGTGAGGGTTATATCCAAAATGTCCATGGATTTTGAAATTGAAATAAATGATTTATTTCAATTCCAGACTATATCTAAACTATCACAAAATATTTTATATAAGAAAGATAATCTAAAGAAAATTATCGAAGAAATTAAATCTTCTTTTGTAGAGAAAAAAGAGGATAGAAATTATAGTCAATATGAGGATAAAATCTATAAATATAAAAAAAGTATCGAATCATATGGCGATTTATCTACCAGCTTTATTAGAAACAAGTATAAAAATATCATGGTAACAGGAAGTACCGGATACCTGGGTGTGAATTTGCTCTATCAACTGTTAAAAAATACTGATAGTATTATCTATTTATTGATAAGATCTGGAAATAAAGAAGATGGTGAAAAAAGAATCAGGGAAAAATTGCAATTTTATTTTGAGGAAGATGTTTTTCAAAACTATGGAGATAAAATTATTATATTATGTGGAGATCTTTTAGAGAAAAATTTTGCACTGGAAGCTGAAGAATATAATTATTTATTACAAAAAATAGACTGTATAGTTAATGCAGCTGCAAATGTTAAACACTATGGAAATTATGATGATTTTTATAATGTGAATGTGGAGGGTACTGAAAGATTAATTGAATTTGCACTTAAGGGCAATAAAAAGGATTTTCATCATGTTTCAACAGTAGGTGTGGCTGGGGGAAAAATACCTGATGTAGATTATTATATTTATACTGAATATGATCATGATGTGGGACAAGAAGATAATAACTACTATATACAGACAAAGTTTGAAGCGGAAAAAAAATTAATAATGGCCAGAAGTAGAGGATTAATGTGTAATATTTATAGAGTAGGAAATCTTATTTGCAATTCCCAGACAGGAAAGTTCCAGGAAAATATAAATGATAATGGTTTTTATAAAATAATAAAGTCACTTATAAAATTAGGACAAGTTCCGAATATTGAATTAAAAAAACTTGATTTTTCTTTTATTGATTATGTAAGTAAAGCGTTCATATTAATAATGAATGAAAAAAATTTGAAAAATGATATATTTCATATCTACAATAATAACTATATAAGTTTATTTGATTTACGTGAATTGTTAAAATACTGTGGTTTTAATCTGGAAGTTGTGCCTTTTAACAAATTTTTGGATTTTTTATATAGAAATCATGAAAACAAAAACTTGAGAGATTATGTTGAGAATATATTACTTCATTCCAGGATATTGGAATCCACTAAAAATACTGATTTTGAAATAGTTTGTGAAAAGACCATTTTAATTTTAAGGAGTATGGGATTTTATTGGCCTAAGGTTGATAATTTTTATATAAGAAATATGATAAATTATTGCAGGGAAGTAGATTTTATCTAG